From Penaeus chinensis breed Huanghai No. 1 chromosome 18, ASM1920278v2, whole genome shotgun sequence, one genomic window encodes:
- the LOC125034654 gene encoding prolyl 4-hydroxylase subunit alpha-2-like, with protein sequence MLSMSDLAHIGLVAINKGFFGVAVEFLKAARSRASVHGQVSFEEGFSADYTPQKLEELIHTAVRVHDHVLDMRGPRSLTHATAPRPYAKAHARGSATTTPELSEVVIGTEFLKRHVNTTWMRSYRQLVELQQVERLCRGEDLRPPQITSQLTCRYMTGNSAWLLLAPFKVEVLSLEPYITIVYEVMRPREAEEVKAKAGHLLQAPHNPAYGIGENGTQIGWTLKHTWLQEKDEPALQILGFRLSQLIDVALDDAASEPYMVANYGMGGTYEAHRDTHGPARRPHSEKAGERLATLLTYVEAPRAGGRTVFPWVGAGVAPAEGATVIWWNLLASHEHDFLTRHAACPILRGHKWIINKWVGYKAQWRKHPCPVDPARKMQLPLA encoded by the exons ATGCTTTCAA TGAGTGACTTGGCCCACATCGGTCTGGTGGCGATCAACAAGGGCTTCTTTGGCGTCGCGGTAGAGTTCCTGAAGGCGGCCAGGTCGAGGGCCAGCGTCCACGGGCAGGTGTCTTTCGAGGAAGGCTTCAGTGCCGATTATACGCCGCAGAAACTGGAGGAGCTAATCCACACGGCCGTCagagtg CATGACCACGTGCTGGACATGCGCGGGCCCCGGTCCCTGACGCACGCCACGGCGCCGCGCCCTTACGCAAAGGCCCATGCCCGCGGAAGTGCCACGACCACTCCCGAGCTCTCCGAGGTGGTGATAGGCACGGAGTTTCTGAAGAGGCACGTCAACACCACGTGGATGAGGAGCTATCGACAGCTGGTGGAACTACAGCAGGTGGAACGTCTGTGTCGCGGCGAAGACTTGAGA CCGCCACAAATAACGTCTCAGCTGACATGCCGCTACATGACAGGAAACAGCGCTTGGCTCCTGCTTGCTCCCTTCAAGGTGGAAGTCCTCTCTCTAGAGCCTTATATCACGATCGTGTACGAGGTCATGAGGCCGCGAGAAGCTGAGGAGGTCAAGGCTAAGGCAGGTCATCTTCTACAAGCGCCGCATAACCCAGCTTACGGCATCGGTGAAAACGGGACCCAAATTGGGTGGACGCTGAAGCA CACATGGCTTCAGGAAAAGGACGAACCTGCTCTTCAAATCTTGGGTTTTCGTCTCAGTCAGCTGATTGATGTGGCGCTGGACGACGCTGCCTCTGAACCTTATATG GTCGCGAACTACGGCATGGGCGGTACCTACGAGGCGCACAGGGACACCCACGGCCCAGCCAGGAGACCTCACAGCGAGAAGGCCGGGGAGCGACTGGCGACCTTGTTGACCTACGTGGAGGCGCCGAGAGCAG GCGGGCGCACTGTGTTTCCTTGGGTGGGGGCCGGCGTCGCTCCTGCAGAAGGCGCGACAGTCATCTGGTGGAATCTCTTGGCTTCTCATGAACACGATTTCCTTACGCGTCATGCAGCTTGTCCGATTCTACGAGGGCATAAGTGGA